The genomic stretch CCTCGCCACGGTTGCTCCAACTACAGTCGACCGTGCCTGTGTGTTTCCGGACCACACTTCGAATATATGGGAGCTCCAGGCTTCCCTGTCCAATGTCCTTGACTACCAAATGTGCCGTGCACTGCAAGATTGGACTACACGTATCAGAAATCATTACCACACTTTACTGGTTTCCTCATCTTTCCACGTACCATGCATATATGACATAGATAGATGCGATAGCAAAGTTAACACTCACCCGGGTGTTCCAATGGGGTACAGGCCTCCTAGAAGCTCGTAGCTCCTCACTTATTCTTAACAGCTATCCTTCTTTACTGCCTCGCTGTCAATACTTGCCTCGCTATTTTTCCCGCCATCTCTCTATCATAGTAAACATACATAAGTTAGTCAAAGACGGGTGGTATTACCACACTACAAATATAGATTGACAGTACTGATGTTGATACATACCGTTGTTACATGGCGAATCGCGCTCAGCGCGACACCTTTATCGTGACTGTGCACAAACGACTCATTGAAAACTGAAATTCAGAGACATAATATGATGAATCTATCTTTGAATGGATCTTCCATGTCTTCTACCGAACTCCTCGCGGTTTTGTTCCATATTTCTCGATATCTCTGTTGTAGAGTCGAGTCATGCATATGTGTATAAAAATTTTCCAAAAATCTCCTCTACTGTTGTTTTGAAGAATTTGACACTGGAATCTAGCGTACATGACGAAGAGGTAGTTTCTTGGGAAATGTTACTAACTATGTTGTTCTCCAGATTAACAAGATGTGACTCGGTGAGCGCAATCCGGTCTCCTTTTCCATCAGATTCGCTGGATGTGTTATCGCGGGAGACTGTGTCGGTGTCATCTTTGACCGGGGTAGCATCGTGTTCGTATCTCTTATAGTACTCTCCGCAACCACTGTTCTCCGAAGATGGTAAAAACCCAGTTTTGGAAAAGTCTCGACCGCTATCTTGGCTTTGGTAATCACTAAATAAGCCTATGTTGACATCGGATTTGCAAGTAGAACTTGTGTGCGTAGAATCTTTTTGGGTTGTGGATTCATGGTAACTATGGCATTTGTTTAACGAAAAATCTCGactatctgaaaaaaaaagaagatattCAGCGGGTCCAGATAAAACTCAAATTCAATGCTAAAGATGAAAGATGAATTACATACTTACACATAGTGAAAATGGAAGGTCACGGAGCTAGATCTCAAAGCAAAAGCTTCATTTAGTTTAACTGTAATCTGTATCGAAATTACAGTTAATATTCATACAGGACCTGGTTgtaaaatcttaattaaaatttcatatgTGAATTAACGggatttaatttgaaaaatatttctataCTTCTTAAACCTAACAAAATTTTCACGGcgaaataaaatgtcaaaacagaacgagatttaattttttactggC from Choristoneura fumiferana unplaced genomic scaffold, NRCan_CFum_1 Sck3bRy_100;HRSCAF=285_pilon, whole genome shotgun sequence encodes the following:
- the LOC141444958 gene encoding LOW QUALITY PROTEIN: uncharacterized protein (The sequence of the model RefSeq protein was modified relative to this genomic sequence to represent the inferred CDS: inserted 2 bases in 2 codons; deleted 1 base in 1 codon), which translates into the protein MYSRDFSLNKCHSYHESTTQKDSTHTSSTCKSDVNIGLFSDYQSQDSGRDFSKTGFLPSSENSGCGEYYKRYEHDATPVKDDTDTVSRDNTSSESDGKGDRIALTESHLVNLENNIVSNISQETTSSSCTLDSSVKFFKTTVEEIFENFYTHMHDSTLQQRYREIWNKTARSSVEDMEDPFKDXIHHIMSLNFIYNELTIHEPQRSVLFFERRNRETSCLSEINIDSRAEYKSSIQAASAEDIKRIAEKKLQLRMYERQQSELNTSLSDREIPVKISFXQKNIHLDQDFDHESDQNEKSFMSKICSYLCKRLRRTSIV